One genomic window of Lytechinus variegatus isolate NC3 chromosome 1, Lvar_3.0, whole genome shotgun sequence includes the following:
- the LOC121428493 gene encoding uncharacterized protein LOC121428493: protein MKETTMRELMQEREARSSLEKQLEGAVAENKSCNAQLEALQEEIIRLRSASSVNSLCDNAESCKRLQNGLSSTDTGLSDVERENCNVVVSNKQLEIKVSMIGLDLTCGLSVLHVLTKQTYDHL, encoded by the exons AAAGAGACGACGATGCGGGAGCTGATGCAAGAGCGTGAGGCCCGTAGTTCTCTGGAGAAGCAACTAGAGGGTGCTGTAGCAGAGAATAAGTCGTGCAATGCTCAGCTGGAAGCATTACAAGAAGAGATCATTCGGCTGAGGAGTGCTAGTAGTGTGAACTCACTTTGTGATAATGCTGAGAGTTGTAAACGGTTACAG AATGGGTTATCATCAACTGACACTGGTCTTAGTGATGTGGAGAGAGAAAACTGTAATGTAGTGGTATCCAACAAGCAACTTGAAATAAAGGTAAGCATGATTGGACTTGATCTTACCTGTGGGTTATCAGTACTCCATGTTCTGACGAAGCAAACTTACGATCATTTGTGA